The Cryptosporangium minutisporangium nucleotide sequence CCCGGTCGGCGGGGCGGCGACGGTCAAGTGCAAGTCGGATCCGCCCGACTGGACGAGCGTCACGAGCATCGCGTTGAGGGACTCGCGGTCCTGGTCGGCGGCGGTCGGCGCGAAGTCCCGCCGGAGCGTGCCGACTGCGTCCACCACCGATGTCCACCCCCCGTCCGCTCTGATCGGCGTCCGGCCGCGGATGCTGAGCGAAACCCCTCAGACGGTCACGCGGAGCACCTCGGGCAGCGACGTCTGGCCGCTGCACGCCTTGCTGAACCCGTCGACCCGCAGGTCGCGCATGCCTTCGGCGTCGGCGACCCGGTGGATCTCGCGGGCGGACGCGTGGTCGACGGTCAGCCGCTCGATCTCCTCGGTCACCGGCATCACCTCGTGCACCGCGATCCGGCCGCGGAACCCGGTCCCGGCGCAGTTCCGGCAGCCGACCGGCTTCCAGAGCATCTCCGGCGCCCCGAGCTCCTCGGTCGGCCAGGCCGCGCCGGCGAGTTCGGACTCGGTCGGCTGGTACGTCTCCTTGCACCAGTCGCAGAGGCGGCGGGCCAGCCGCTGGGCGACAACACAATCCACCGACGAGCCGACCAGGAACGGTTCGATGCCCATCTCGGTCAGCCGGGTCACCGCGCTCGGCGCGTCGTTCGTGTGCAGCGTGGACAGCACCAGGTGACCGGTGAGTGCGGCCTCGACGGCCAGCTGGGCGGTCACCCGGTCGCGGATCTCACCGATCAGGATGATGTCCGGGTCGGACCGCAGGATCGCCGGCAGGACCGCGGCGAACGTCAGCCCTGCTTTCAGGTTGACCTGGATCTGGTTGACGCCGGGCAACCGGTACTCGACCGGGTCCTCCACCGTGATGATGTTGACGGTCGGCTTGCTGATCTCGGCGAGCGTCGCGTAGAGCGTCGTCGACTTGCCGGAGCCGGTGGGGCCGGTGACCAGCACCATGCCGTGCGGCTTGCGGTACGCGGTGGCGAAGCGGGTCATGTTCGCCTCGGTGAAGCCCAGCGTGCCGAGCTCCAGCTCCATGCCGCCGCCGGTGTCGAGCACCCGGAGCACGACCTTCTCGCCCCAGACCGTCGGCAACGTGGCGGTCCGCAGGTCGACCGCGCGGTTGTTGATCTCCACCGTGATGCGCCCGTTCTGCGGTACGCGCTTCTCGGTGATGTCGACGCCGGACATGATCTTCAGCCGGGACACCAGCGCCGCCTGGACGTTCTGCGGGACGTTGTCGATCTCGTGCAGCACGCCGTCGATCCGGAACCGCACGCGCATGTCGTGCTCGGTCGGCTCGAGGTGCAGGTCGGAGGCGCGGCTCTGGATCGCCTGCCCGATCATCGAGTTCACGTACCGGACGATCGGCGCGTCCTGGTCGCTGCTGGTCAGGCTGGAGACGCTGGCCGGCGTCGGTGCTTCGGCGCGGAGGGTCTCGGCGACCTCCCCGAGGTCGTTCTCCTCGCGCTGCAGCTTCGAGATGATCTTGCGCAGCTCGGTGCGGGCGACCATGACCGGGCGGACGACCATGCCGGTCGCGGCCCGGACGTCGTCGAGCGCGACGATGTCGCTGGGGTCGGTGATGCCGACCGTGATCTCGTCGCCGTCGATCGACAGGCCGAGGACGCGGTGCCGGACGACCAGCCCGATCGGGATCTTCGCCAGCGCGACCGGGTCGATCGGGTAGTTGACGAGGTCGACGCTGTTCATTCCGTAGACGTCGGCGGACGCCGCGGTGAGTTCGGCCTCGGTGACCACGTGGTCGTTGATGAGGATGCCGCGCAGCGACCGTCCGGATCGTTCCGCCTCCGCGGCCGCCCGGTCCAGTGCGGCAGGGTCCGCACCGCGTCCCTTGAGCGCATCGATCAGGGGGCGGAACGTCTGGTACATGGTGTCCTTCGCGACGGCGTCGAGAGCGCTGAGCCGTCTCCGGCGTCGCGGACACGGCTCAGGTCCGTCTTATCGGCGGGGCGCGGCGATTCCTTAGCTCTCCCGTCGCCCGAGCCCGCCCCGCGCCCCGCGCGCCTCGTGCTGGGTCAGGCGGGGACCGGGACTGCGGAGAGGGCGGCTAGGTCGTCCAGCAAATCCACCACCTCGGGGTGGATTCCGCCCAGCGCTGACCGCTTGATCCACAGCGCCGCCTGCAGCCGGCGGCGGCTCAGCGCGGGCTCGGTGTCGGCGTGCAGCAGGGCCAGCCCGTGCAGGCAGACCGCGACGTCGTAGTGCTCCGGCCCGGAGTGCCGCCGGTAGGTCGCGAGTGCCCGCTGGTAGAGCGCGTTGGCCTCGGCCCGCCGGTCGAGGGCGGCGAGGACGGCCGCGAGCGCGACGGCGTCCCCGGCAGCTGCGGGGCTGTCGGCGCCGACCGCGCGCTCCCGCCGGGCGAGCGCCGACCGCGCGTCCGCCTCCGCTTCGGCGAACCGCCCGTCGGCGTAGGCGTAGGCGGCCGCGCCGCGGTGCCGGTCGGCTTCGGCGTTCCAGCGCCGGCGTGACTTCCACATGTGAGCTGCTCCTTCGGCGTGCCCCGCCGATGCTCATGCTTCTCCGGTACCGCCAGCGGAACCACGTAAAAGTGCACTCAGCGCCCCTCGAGCATCAGCCCTTTCTCACCGGCGGTGAGGCGGAGCGTGCCGCTCTCGAGGGACATGCGCACGGTGCCGGCGTTCAGCACGGCCAGGACCGCCCGCTCGGTCGCGTCGGCGCCGCCACCGCACGCCATCTTCGTGGTCACCACCGGCCCGAACCGGACCTCGGCGGACTCGAGGGCCACCGACCCACTCAGCCGGTTGCAGCCGGTCGACCCGGTCACCCGGTTCTCGTCGAACGTGAGGAACGCCTCGACACCCGCCGGGACGCTGCCTACGCTCTCGCCGCTCACCAGCCCGGTGACGACCCATCGGGTGCCGATCACCGGCGGCGACGTCGACTCGAACGGTGCGAACCTGATCTCCGTCCGGTCGGTGGCCAGCACCAGGTCGCGGGCGGCCAGGCGCCAGGTGGGCGTCGCCCGGAAGAACGCGGACAGCCACTCGTCCTCCGCCATCCGCGGCGGGTCGCACCCCATCTCCGTCGTCATCAGGTCGCCGACCCGCAGCCGGTCGCCGTCGATCGTGACCGGCCCGCTGATCTGGTTGCAGGCGGCCTGGACGTTGATCGTGCGGTCGGTGCCGAACCGCAACGTGATCGGTACGTCGGTGGCCAGCGGCCGGTCCGCGCCGTCCTCGGTCACCGCGACCGACCGGAACACCTTCCCGGCGAGCGGGTCGTCGGGCCGGTCAGTGGCTGGCGACTCCGAGCCCTCGGCGGGGCCGCACGCGGCGACGAGCAAGAGCACGAACAGCAGCGCGAGTCTGGTCATGACCGGTTGGACGCGGCGGAGCCAGCATTGGATCCCACGGTTTTACCCCGATCTGTACGGTGAACGCCAGGCGGCGGAAGGTGATCTGATGACCAGCTCCGACCAGTATCTGCGGCTCGGCCCGGAGTTCTACGCCGATCCGCACGCCGATTACGCGTGGCTGCGCGAGGAGCGTCCGGTCGCCCGGGTGATCACACCGCTCGGCAACCCGGTCTGGCTGATCACCCGGTACGACGACGCGCGCGGCGCGCTCACCGACCCCACTCTGCACAAGGACAGCGAGGAGTTCCGGCAGCTGATGGAGGCCCGGTACGGGCCCGGCCGCCGGACGTTCGAGGACGCGATCAACGCGCACATGCTCAGCGCCGACCCGCCGTCCCACACCCGGCTGCGCAAGCTGGTCGGCAAGGCGTTCACCGGCCGGGCCATCGCCGCGCTCCGCCCCCGGATCGAGCAGATCGCGGCCGAACTGCTGGACGCGATGGAGGCCGGCCCGGACCGCGTCGACCTGCTGGACGCGTACGCCGTCCCGCTGCCGATCACGGTGATCTGCGAGCTGCTCGGCGTCCCGAAGGACGACCGGGACGACTTCCGCTCCTGGTCGAACACGATCCTGCAGTTCGGCGACGAAGAGACCCACACCGCCGCGGGCGCCGCGATGGCCCGCTACCTCACCGACCTGGTGGACGCCCGTCGCGAGCACGCAGGCGACGACATGCTCGGCGCGATCGTCCAAGCCAGCGAGGACACCGACCAGCTGTCCCGGCACGAGGCGATCTCGATGGCGTTCCTGCTGCTGGTCGCCGGCC carries:
- a CDS encoding GspE/PulE family protein; protein product: MYQTFRPLIDALKGRGADPAALDRAAAEAERSGRSLRGILINDHVVTEAELTAASADVYGMNSVDLVNYPIDPVALAKIPIGLVVRHRVLGLSIDGDEITVGITDPSDIVALDDVRAATGMVVRPVMVARTELRKIISKLQREENDLGEVAETLRAEAPTPASVSSLTSSDQDAPIVRYVNSMIGQAIQSRASDLHLEPTEHDMRVRFRIDGVLHEIDNVPQNVQAALVSRLKIMSGVDITEKRVPQNGRITVEINNRAVDLRTATLPTVWGEKVVLRVLDTGGGMELELGTLGFTEANMTRFATAYRKPHGMVLVTGPTGSGKSTTLYATLAEISKPTVNIITVEDPVEYRLPGVNQIQVNLKAGLTFAAVLPAILRSDPDIILIGEIRDRVTAQLAVEAALTGHLVLSTLHTNDAPSAVTRLTEMGIEPFLVGSSVDCVVAQRLARRLCDWCKETYQPTESELAGAAWPTEELGAPEMLWKPVGCRNCAGTGFRGRIAVHEVMPVTEEIERLTVDHASAREIHRVADAEGMRDLRVDGFSKACSGQTSLPEVLRVTV
- a CDS encoding tetratricopeptide repeat protein, translated to MWKSRRRWNAEADRHRGAAAYAYADGRFAEAEADARSALARRERAVGADSPAAAGDAVALAAVLAALDRRAEANALYQRALATYRRHSGPEHYDVAVCLHGLALLHADTEPALSRRRLQAALWIKRSALGGIHPEVVDLLDDLAALSAVPVPA
- a CDS encoding META domain-containing protein, which produces MTRLALLFVLLLVAACGPAEGSESPATDRPDDPLAGKVFRSVAVTEDGADRPLATDVPITLRFGTDRTINVQAACNQISGPVTIDGDRLRVGDLMTTEMGCDPPRMAEDEWLSAFFRATPTWRLAARDLVLATDRTEIRFAPFESTSPPVIGTRWVVTGLVSGESVGSVPAGVEAFLTFDENRVTGSTGCNRLSGSVALESAEVRFGPVVTTKMACGGGADATERAVLAVLNAGTVRMSLESGTLRLTAGEKGLMLEGR
- a CDS encoding cytochrome P450, producing MTSSDQYLRLGPEFYADPHADYAWLREERPVARVITPLGNPVWLITRYDDARGALTDPTLHKDSEEFRQLMEARYGPGRRTFEDAINAHMLSADPPSHTRLRKLVGKAFTGRAIAALRPRIEQIAAELLDAMEAGPDRVDLLDAYAVPLPITVICELLGVPKDDRDDFRSWSNTILQFGDEETHTAAGAAMARYLTDLVDARREHAGDDMLGAIVQASEDTDQLSRHEAISMAFLLLVAGHETTVNLIGTGTFALLRHPEQLAALRADPALVPGAVEEFLRWDGPVHLATVRFTTEPTVIGGVDIPPDEVVLVSLSAANRDPHRYPDADTLDVRRQASSHLAFGHGIHHCLGAALARLEGEVAFTRLLERFPALALDAEPDELTWRPSTLIRGLDRLPVRLR